One part of the Sphingobium yanoikuyae genome encodes these proteins:
- the mrdA gene encoding penicillin-binding protein 2 has translation MKFPTPKRKIVTEATQSFTFSRRAMVVGGLQGAIGALLVGRMGWISIAENEKYQLLSESNRVNLTLIPPRRGWIVDRNGRPLANNRTDFRVDLIPQRIVDAEATVGHLAQLLSLQPDDVERIKEELDKSAGFRPVQVADKLTYDQFAAVSVRLTDLPGVAPSQGFSRHYPAGATVGHLLGYVGAATAEDYKKRKDPLLITPGFKVGKDGLERAYDEHLTGKPGAKRVEVTARGKIVRELTTRPDTPGNPIKLTIDAGLQEYAGRRLATQSGAVVVIDCHNGDVLACASMPSFDPNSFSDGISHLEWEMLSKDDHVPLRNKVLQGLYPPGSTVKPMVALALLEAGVSPAETVSCGGAIRVGNTLFHCHKKRGHGPLNMRGAIAQSCDIYFYQMAQRIGMDRIASMARRVGMGQRFDLPFPSQSYGTVPDPAWKLKKYNQKWQVYDTVNATIGQGYMLINPLQMAVMAARLATGRQLMPNFLHGAARPEPALVGVPEEHLVTIRDAMSAVVNGGGTGGAARMSIPNVLIAGKTGTAQVRRITMAERAGGVRGNAGLPFKLRDHALFQGFAPFDNPRYAIACIIEHGGHTIRNEDAPMIASDTMSYLFDPQKAMEKLVTLEKGWGGTPAERQARQMAAFRLAKAIEKGQAPPPAAAANGSEAANASAPTASPPPPAPSSAEPDDGDDLPAPPGPGNP, from the coding sequence ATGAAATTCCCGACGCCCAAGCGCAAGATCGTCACCGAAGCCACCCAGAGTTTCACCTTCAGCCGCCGGGCCATGGTGGTCGGCGGGCTACAAGGCGCGATCGGCGCGCTGCTGGTCGGCCGCATGGGCTGGATCAGCATTGCCGAGAACGAGAAATATCAGCTCCTGTCGGAAAGCAATCGCGTCAACCTGACGCTGATCCCGCCCCGGCGCGGCTGGATCGTCGATCGCAACGGCCGGCCGCTGGCCAATAACCGCACCGATTTCCGCGTCGACCTGATCCCGCAGCGGATCGTCGATGCCGAAGCGACGGTGGGCCATCTTGCGCAACTCCTCTCGCTCCAGCCCGACGATGTCGAGCGGATCAAGGAGGAACTGGACAAGTCGGCCGGCTTCCGTCCGGTCCAGGTCGCCGACAAGCTGACCTATGACCAGTTCGCTGCCGTCTCCGTCCGCCTGACCGACCTGCCCGGCGTCGCGCCGAGCCAGGGCTTTTCGCGCCATTATCCCGCCGGCGCCACGGTCGGCCATCTGCTCGGCTATGTCGGCGCAGCGACCGCGGAAGACTATAAGAAGCGCAAGGATCCGCTGCTCATCACGCCGGGCTTCAAGGTCGGCAAGGACGGGCTGGAGCGCGCCTATGACGAGCATCTGACCGGCAAGCCCGGCGCCAAGCGGGTGGAAGTCACCGCGCGCGGCAAGATCGTGCGGGAACTGACCACTCGACCCGACACGCCCGGCAATCCGATCAAGCTGACGATCGACGCGGGCCTGCAGGAATATGCCGGCCGGCGCCTCGCCACCCAGAGCGGCGCGGTGGTCGTGATCGACTGCCATAATGGCGACGTGCTGGCCTGCGCATCGATGCCCAGCTTCGATCCCAACAGCTTTTCCGACGGCATCAGCCATCTGGAATGGGAAATGCTGTCGAAGGACGACCATGTCCCGCTGCGCAACAAGGTGCTGCAAGGCCTGTATCCGCCCGGATCGACGGTCAAGCCGATGGTGGCGCTGGCGCTGCTGGAGGCGGGCGTGTCGCCGGCCGAGACGGTCAGTTGCGGCGGCGCGATCCGCGTCGGCAACACATTGTTCCACTGCCACAAGAAGCGCGGTCATGGCCCGCTCAACATGCGCGGCGCGATCGCCCAGAGCTGCGACATCTATTTCTACCAGATGGCCCAGCGGATCGGCATGGACCGCATCGCCAGTATGGCCCGGCGCGTCGGCATGGGCCAGCGCTTCGACCTGCCCTTCCCCAGCCAGAGCTATGGCACGGTCCCGGACCCGGCGTGGAAGCTCAAGAAATATAACCAGAAATGGCAGGTGTACGACACCGTCAACGCGACCATCGGCCAGGGCTATATGCTCATCAACCCGCTGCAGATGGCGGTGATGGCAGCGCGGCTGGCGACCGGACGGCAGTTGATGCCCAATTTCCTGCATGGCGCGGCCCGGCCCGAGCCGGCGCTGGTCGGCGTGCCCGAGGAGCATCTGGTGACGATCCGCGACGCGATGAGCGCGGTGGTCAATGGCGGCGGCACCGGCGGCGCGGCGCGGATGAGCATCCCCAATGTGCTGATCGCCGGCAAGACCGGCACCGCGCAGGTGCGTCGCATCACCATGGCGGAGCGCGCCGGCGGCGTGCGCGGCAATGCCGGCCTGCCCTTCAAGCTGCGCGACCACGCCCTGTTCCAGGGCTTCGCGCCGTTCGACAATCCCCGCTACGCGATCGCCTGCATCATCGAACATGGCGGCCACACCATCCGCAACGAGGATGCGCCGATGATCGCCAGCGACACCATGTCCTATCTGTTCGATCCGCAGAAGGCGATGGAGAAGCTGGTGACGCTGGAAAAGGGCTGGGGCGGCACCCCGGCCGAACGCCAGGCCCGGCAGATGGCCGCCTTCCGCCTGGCCAAGGCGATCGAGAAGGGACAGGCGCCGCCACCGGCCGCCGCCGCCAATGGCAGCGAGGCCGCCAATGCGTCCGCGCCGACCGCCAGCCCGCCACCACCGGCCCCGTCATCGGCTGAGCCCGATGATGGCGACGACCTGCCCGCGCCCCCCGGCCCCGGAAACCCGTAA
- the mreD gene encoding rod shape-determining protein MreD produces the protein MIDRNLPPVPRLGRHPSRWRLAGTPVVTVMLGSMLTILPVIAQSPAMPPFGLLILLAWRLLRPELWRAWVGLPLGLFDDMMSGQPIGSAMFLWTVMLIGIDAIEHRLVWRSYRQDWLIATMAIIFCLAGGVFFARITGGGPVKLLLVAPQMLWTILLFPFVVRQCARIDRWRVMA, from the coding sequence ATGATCGATCGCAATCTGCCGCCGGTTCCCCGCCTGGGCCGCCATCCGTCGCGCTGGCGCCTGGCGGGAACGCCGGTGGTGACCGTGATGCTGGGGTCGATGCTGACGATCCTGCCCGTCATCGCCCAGTCGCCGGCGATGCCGCCCTTCGGCCTGCTGATCCTGCTGGCCTGGCGGTTGCTGCGCCCGGAATTGTGGCGCGCCTGGGTCGGCCTGCCGCTCGGCCTGTTCGACGACATGATGAGCGGCCAGCCGATCGGCTCGGCCATGTTCCTGTGGACCGTGATGCTGATCGGGATCGACGCGATCGAGCATCGGCTCGTCTGGCGCAGCTATCGTCAGGACTGGTTAATCGCGACCATGGCGATTATCTTCTGCCTGGCCGGCGGCGTATTCTTCGCGCGAATTACCGGCGGAGGTCCTGTGAAACTGTTGCTGGTCGCGCCCCAAATGCTCTGGACGATATTGCTCTTTCCCTTCGTCGTCCGGCAATGCGCCCGGATCGACCGCTGGCGCGTGATGGCATGA
- the mreC gene encoding rod shape-determining protein MreC, translating to MARPPSRRPGHNRKAQYSLFASYVVAMAGAAIALLLIVVAIFDPTGFAAIRTGTAEITRPLSTGMKRTVSGVSSIDEVLAAYWRAGSQNVGLRRQVEADRNRIIEAKGIAQENARLKKLLKLVDVDSSALLSARLISSSASSARRFARLNAGSWQGVRPGMPVRAAEGLIGRVHTTTPNTAEVLLLTDTSNIVPVRRANDNVPAISTGGGDGSLEIRALAAGRNPFKPGDLLVTSGIGGIFQPNIPVAVVVRVQGEIAYGVPLANPTKVDAVVVERAFEQIVTRPDPGVAATSDPNGLAAGNAATP from the coding sequence ATGGCGCGGCCACCCAGCCGACGCCCCGGTCATAACCGGAAGGCGCAATATAGCCTCTTCGCCAGCTATGTGGTGGCAATGGCCGGGGCAGCGATCGCGCTGCTGCTGATCGTTGTCGCCATCTTCGATCCGACCGGCTTTGCCGCGATCCGGACAGGGACGGCGGAAATCACCCGCCCCCTGTCCACCGGCATGAAGCGGACTGTGAGCGGCGTCAGCTCGATCGACGAGGTTCTGGCCGCCTATTGGCGCGCCGGTTCCCAGAATGTCGGCTTGCGCCGTCAGGTCGAGGCCGATCGCAACCGGATCATCGAGGCAAAGGGCATCGCGCAGGAAAATGCGCGGCTCAAGAAGCTGCTGAAGCTGGTCGATGTCGACAGCAGCGCGCTGCTGTCGGCGCGCCTCATCAGTTCGTCCGCCAGCAGCGCGCGTCGCTTCGCCCGGCTCAACGCCGGCAGCTGGCAGGGCGTGCGTCCGGGCATGCCGGTGCGCGCGGCCGAGGGGCTGATCGGCCGCGTCCATACCACCACGCCCAACACCGCCGAAGTGCTGCTGCTGACCGACACGAGCAATATCGTGCCGGTGCGCCGCGCCAACGACAATGTCCCCGCCATTTCCACCGGCGGCGGCGACGGATCGCTGGAGATCCGCGCGCTGGCGGCCGGTCGCAATCCGTTCAAGCCGGGTGACCTGCTGGTGACGTCGGGCATTGGCGGCATCTTCCAGCCCAATATCCCGGTCGCCGTGGTCGTCCGCGTCCAGGGCGAGATCGCCTATGGCGTGCCGCTCGCCAACCCGACCAAGGTCGATGCCGTGGTGGTGGAGCGCGCCTTCGAGCAGATCGTGACCCGCCCCGATCCGGGCGTGGCCGCGACCAGCGACCCCAATGGCCTGGCCGCCGGGAACGCCGCGACGCCATGA
- a CDS encoding rod shape-determining protein — MSIFSRLFKFSSQDMAIDLGTANTVVYVRGRGIVLNEPSVVAVETLNGVKRVKAVGDDAKLMMGKTPDSIEAIRPLRDGVIADIDVAEQMIKHFINKVHGGKHSPWRAPEIVICVPSGSTSVERRAIRDAASNAGASQVFLIEEPMAAAIGADMPVTEPIGSMVVDIGGGTTEVAVLSLRGLAYTTSVRVGGDKMDEAIVSFVRRHHNLLIGEATAERIKKQFGVAQPPEDGVGETIHIKGRDLVNGVPKEISINQGQIADALAEPISTIVEGVRIALENTAPELAADIVDQGIVLTGGGALLKGLDDELRDETGLPVTIAEDPLTCVAIGTGRAMEDPIFRGVLQTA; from the coding sequence ATGTCGATCTTCTCGCGCCTCTTCAAATTTTCCTCCCAGGACATGGCCATCGACCTGGGTACCGCCAACACCGTGGTCTATGTCCGTGGCCGCGGCATCGTCCTCAATGAACCTTCCGTGGTCGCGGTCGAGACGCTGAACGGCGTCAAGCGCGTCAAGGCGGTCGGCGACGATGCCAAGCTGATGATGGGCAAGACCCCGGATTCGATCGAGGCGATCCGCCCGCTGCGCGACGGCGTCATCGCCGACATCGACGTGGCCGAGCAGATGATCAAGCATTTCATCAACAAGGTGCATGGCGGCAAGCACAGCCCCTGGCGCGCGCCCGAGATCGTGATCTGCGTGCCGTCGGGTTCGACCAGCGTCGAGCGCCGCGCCATCCGCGACGCCGCCAGCAATGCCGGCGCCAGCCAGGTGTTCCTGATCGAGGAACCGATGGCCGCCGCGATCGGTGCCGACATGCCGGTGACCGAACCGATCGGCTCGATGGTCGTCGACATTGGCGGTGGCACCACCGAAGTCGCCGTGCTGTCACTGCGCGGCCTCGCCTACACCACCTCGGTCCGCGTCGGCGGCGACAAGATGGACGAGGCGATCGTCAGCTTCGTGCGTCGCCACCATAATCTGCTGATCGGCGAAGCCACTGCCGAGCGCATCAAGAAGCAGTTCGGCGTTGCCCAGCCGCCCGAGGACGGCGTCGGCGAAACGATCCACATCAAGGGTCGCGACCTCGTCAACGGCGTACCCAAGGAAATCAGCATCAACCAGGGCCAGATCGCCGACGCACTGGCCGAGCCGATCAGCACGATCGTCGAAGGCGTGCGCATCGCCCTGGAAAACACCGCGCCCGAACTGGCCGCCGACATTGTCGATCAGGGCATCGTCCTGACCGGCGGCGGCGCGCTGCTCAAGGGGCTGGACGATGAACTGCGCGACGAGACCGGCCTGCCGGTCACCATCGCGGAAGATCCGCTGACCTGCGTCGCGATCGGCACCGGCCGCGCGATGGAGGATCCGATCTTCCGGGGCGTGTTGCAGACTGCCTGA
- the mutL gene encoding DNA mismatch repair endonuclease MutL, whose translation MSIRRLPEHLVNRIAAGEVVERPASALKEIVENALDAGATRIAVRLSSGGLDRIEVSDDGCGMDSQDMALALERHATSKMPDDAIENVATLGFRGEALPSIASVARLSIDSRPRGADGWNRTVDNGVLVAEGPAALPPGTRVTVDQLFARVPARRKFLRSAKSEYAACLDVMRRLAMAHPSVAFSVEHDGRRVLGVQAGEAREERVAALTDRQLADNHVIVSLERDGVQLSGVASLPTYNRGVGDHQYLFVNGRPVRDRLLIGALRGAYADMLARDRHPVVALFLDVPPLEVDVNVHPAKTEVRFRDPALIRGMIVSGLRRALDAEGFRAVQHADPAALNAWRPEPLSPTPIGAMPIFEAAATPYAPPSYSQFAPSSPAGYQGVGDRRPNFLTPPPQARAEPAAAPAPEGHSFPLGVARGQVARTYIVAEAEDGLVIVDQHAAHERLTLERMRRAMEGQGVASQALLLPEVVELDEPACDRLEARVAELKEFGLELERFGPSAMLVRATPAMLGQGDVQGLVSDLADDLAAYDSALSLKERLDLVAATMACHGSVRAGRILSVAEMNALLREMEVTPRSGQCNHGRPTWVKLGHGDIEKLFGRK comes from the coding sequence ATGTCAATACGCCGTCTGCCCGAACATCTGGTCAATCGCATTGCCGCAGGCGAAGTGGTCGAAAGACCCGCCAGCGCGCTCAAGGAAATCGTCGAAAACGCGCTGGATGCCGGCGCGACGCGCATCGCCGTGCGCCTGTCGAGCGGCGGGCTCGACCGGATCGAGGTCAGCGATGACGGCTGTGGCATGGATTCGCAGGACATGGCCCTGGCGCTGGAGCGCCATGCCACGTCCAAGATGCCCGACGACGCGATCGAGAATGTCGCGACCCTGGGCTTCCGGGGCGAGGCGCTGCCCTCGATCGCCTCGGTCGCGCGCCTGTCGATCGACAGCCGGCCGCGTGGCGCCGATGGCTGGAACCGCACCGTCGACAATGGCGTGCTGGTGGCCGAAGGGCCGGCCGCACTGCCGCCGGGCACCCGCGTCACCGTCGACCAGCTCTTCGCCAGGGTGCCCGCGCGGCGCAAATTCCTGCGCTCGGCCAAGTCGGAATATGCTGCCTGCCTCGACGTCATGCGTCGCCTCGCCATGGCCCATCCGTCGGTCGCCTTCTCGGTCGAGCATGACGGCCGCCGCGTGCTGGGCGTGCAGGCGGGTGAGGCGCGGGAGGAGCGGGTCGCTGCGCTTACCGACCGGCAGCTTGCCGACAATCATGTGATCGTCAGCCTGGAGCGGGACGGGGTGCAGCTTTCCGGCGTTGCCTCGCTGCCGACCTACAATCGCGGCGTGGGCGATCATCAATATCTGTTCGTCAACGGCCGCCCGGTCCGCGACCGACTGCTGATCGGCGCGCTGCGCGGTGCCTATGCCGACATGCTGGCGCGCGATCGCCATCCGGTCGTCGCCCTGTTCCTCGACGTCCCGCCGCTGGAGGTGGACGTCAATGTCCACCCCGCCAAGACCGAGGTGCGTTTCCGCGACCCGGCGCTGATTCGCGGCATGATCGTCTCGGGCCTGCGCCGCGCCCTTGACGCAGAGGGCTTTCGCGCCGTCCAGCATGCCGATCCCGCCGCGCTCAACGCCTGGCGGCCCGAACCGCTGTCGCCCACGCCGATCGGCGCCATGCCGATCTTCGAGGCGGCGGCCACGCCCTATGCGCCGCCCAGCTACAGCCAGTTCGCGCCATCCTCGCCCGCTGGCTATCAGGGCGTCGGGGATCGGCGGCCGAATTTCCTGACCCCGCCGCCCCAGGCGCGGGCCGAACCCGCCGCTGCGCCCGCACCCGAAGGGCACAGCTTCCCGCTGGGCGTCGCCCGCGGTCAGGTTGCCCGCACCTATATCGTCGCCGAGGCCGAGGATGGGCTGGTCATCGTCGACCAGCATGCCGCGCACGAGCGGCTGACCCTGGAACGGATGCGCCGCGCGATGGAGGGGCAAGGCGTCGCGTCCCAGGCACTGCTGCTGCCCGAGGTGGTCGAACTGGACGAGCCGGCCTGCGACCGGCTGGAGGCGCGGGTTGCCGAACTCAAGGAATTCGGCCTGGAACTGGAGCGCTTCGGCCCCTCTGCCATGCTGGTGCGCGCCACCCCGGCGATGCTGGGGCAGGGCGATGTGCAGGGGCTGGTCTCCGACCTGGCCGACGATCTTGCCGCCTATGACAGCGCCTTGTCGCTCAAGGAGCGGCTCGATCTGGTCGCCGCAACCATGGCTTGCCACGGCTCGGTCCGTGCCGGCCGTATCCTCAGCGTCGCGGAAATGAACGCCCTGCTGCGCGAAATGGAAGTGACCCCGCGATCGGGCCAATGCAACCATGGCCGGCCCACCTGGGTGAAGCTCGGCCATGGCGATATCGAGAAACTGTTCGGGCGAAAGTGA
- the sppA gene encoding signal peptide peptidase SppA, whose translation MAFVKGAWRILVAIKDGLVLLFLLLFFGLLYAALSFSPKPAKPIGSGALLLDLDGSIVEQPAEVSATAILSGSGDQAKEYRLSDILTALDAARTDDKVKAVVLDLDDFTGGGQVAIARVGKALDAVRAAKKPVFAFATLYSDDSYQLAAHASEAWVDPMGGVAIAGRGGSGLYYKGLIDKLGVNTHVYRVGTYKSFVEPYIRADQSPAAKQANQELAGALWQNWQDDVTRARPKAKVAAYAADPAAAASAAGGDMAKAALTAGLVDHLGDQEAFEERVAKVAGDPSDKDETDYAAIDYAAYVKARKPANDGQIGVLTVAGDIVDGEAGPGTAAGDTISDLLLKALDEKDLKALVVRVDSPGGSVQASEKIRRAIMEAKSGGLPIVVSMGNVAASGGYWVSTPADIVFAEPDTITGSIGVFGIIPSFEGTLAKMGITTDGVRTTPLSGQPDIAGGITPQFDQIMQMGVEDIYRRFVGLVAQARHKTPAQIDTIAQGRVWDGGTARQIGLVDRFGDLNDAIAEAARRAKIDPAKAKPYWIEKQPDKFAEFIQSIADREKDDAGAPRDLIGREAKLQQRWALQAVADVRGLVSGAGVRADCLECRGYGAPRPANQADARGWLALLGAAWH comes from the coding sequence TTGGCATTTGTGAAGGGCGCGTGGCGCATCCTGGTCGCGATCAAGGACGGACTGGTGCTCCTGTTCCTCCTGCTCTTCTTCGGGCTGCTCTATGCCGCCCTGTCCTTCTCGCCCAAGCCGGCCAAGCCGATCGGCAGCGGCGCGCTGCTGCTGGATCTGGATGGCTCGATCGTCGAGCAGCCGGCGGAGGTCAGCGCCACCGCCATCCTGTCGGGCTCGGGCGATCAGGCGAAGGAATATCGCCTGTCCGACATATTGACCGCGCTCGACGCCGCCCGCACCGACGACAAGGTGAAGGCGGTCGTGCTCGACCTCGACGATTTCACCGGCGGCGGCCAGGTCGCGATCGCCCGCGTCGGCAAGGCGCTGGACGCGGTGCGCGCCGCCAAGAAGCCGGTCTTCGCCTTTGCCACCCTCTATAGCGACGACAGCTATCAGCTCGCCGCCCATGCCAGCGAAGCCTGGGTCGATCCGATGGGCGGCGTCGCCATCGCCGGACGCGGCGGCTCCGGCCTCTATTACAAGGGGCTGATCGACAAGCTGGGCGTCAACACCCATGTCTATCGCGTCGGCACCTACAAGAGCTTCGTCGAACCCTATATCCGCGCCGACCAGTCGCCCGCGGCCAAGCAGGCCAATCAGGAACTGGCAGGCGCCCTGTGGCAGAACTGGCAGGACGACGTGACCAGGGCGCGCCCGAAGGCCAAGGTCGCGGCCTATGCCGCCGATCCGGCCGCCGCCGCCAGTGCTGCCGGCGGCGACATGGCCAAGGCTGCGTTGACCGCCGGGCTGGTCGATCATCTGGGCGATCAGGAAGCCTTTGAAGAGCGCGTCGCCAAGGTAGCGGGCGATCCGTCCGACAAGGACGAAACCGATTATGCCGCGATCGACTATGCCGCCTATGTGAAGGCCAGGAAGCCCGCCAATGACGGGCAGATCGGCGTGCTGACCGTGGCCGGCGACATTGTCGATGGCGAGGCCGGCCCCGGCACCGCGGCGGGCGACACGATTTCCGACCTGCTGCTCAAGGCACTGGACGAGAAGGACTTGAAGGCCCTGGTCGTGCGCGTCGATTCGCCGGGCGGATCGGTGCAGGCGTCGGAGAAGATCCGCCGCGCCATCATGGAGGCCAAGTCCGGCGGCCTGCCGATCGTCGTGTCGATGGGCAATGTCGCGGCAAGCGGCGGCTATTGGGTCTCGACCCCGGCCGACATCGTCTTTGCCGAACCCGATACCATCACCGGGTCGATCGGCGTGTTCGGCATCATCCCGAGCTTCGAGGGCACGCTGGCCAAGATGGGCATCACCACCGACGGCGTGCGCACCACGCCCTTGTCCGGCCAGCCCGATATCGCCGGCGGCATCACCCCGCAATTCGACCAGATCATGCAGATGGGGGTCGAGGATATCTACCGCCGCTTCGTAGGCCTGGTTGCGCAGGCCCGGCACAAGACGCCGGCGCAGATCGACACCATCGCCCAGGGCCGCGTCTGGGACGGCGGCACCGCCCGCCAGATCGGCCTGGTCGACCGGTTCGGCGACCTCAACGACGCGATTGCCGAAGCGGCGCGCCGTGCCAAGATCGATCCGGCCAAGGCCAAGCCCTACTGGATCGAGAAGCAGCCGGACAAGTTCGCCGAATTCATCCAGTCGATCGCCGACCGCGAGAAGGATGATGCGGGCGCCCCGCGCGACCTGATCGGCCGCGAGGCGAAGCTGCAGCAGCGCTGGGCGCTGCAGGCCGTCGCCGATGTGCGCGGGCTGGTGAGCGGCGCGGGCGTGCGCGCCGACTGCCTGGAATGCCGCGGCTATGGCGCGCCAAGGCCTGCAAACCAGGCGGATGCGCGCGGATGGCTGGCGTTACTAGGGGCAGCCTGGCACTGA
- the gpmA gene encoding 2,3-diphosphoglycerate-dependent phosphoglycerate mutase, with product MPTLVLIRHGQSTWNLENRFTGWWDVDVTEKGAEEARAAGRLMKEKGLDFDQCFTSLQTRAIKTLNLALEEMTRLWLPVEKDWRLNERHYGGLTGLNKAETAAKHGDDQVKIWRRSFDIPPPVLEAGSEFDLSKDRRYDGIAIPSTESLKDTIARVLPYWEGRIAPELRAGKRVLISAHGNSLRALVKHLSNIPDDEITELEIPTGQPIVYELADDLTATDRYYLSER from the coding sequence ATGCCCACGCTCGTCCTCATCCGCCATGGTCAGTCGACCTGGAACCTGGAAAACCGCTTCACCGGCTGGTGGGATGTCGACGTGACGGAAAAGGGCGCGGAAGAGGCGCGCGCCGCTGGCCGGCTGATGAAGGAAAAGGGGCTGGATTTCGACCAGTGCTTCACCTCGCTCCAGACCCGCGCGATCAAGACGCTGAACCTGGCGCTGGAGGAAATGACCCGGCTGTGGCTGCCGGTCGAGAAGGACTGGCGCCTCAACGAGCGCCATTATGGCGGCCTGACCGGCCTCAACAAGGCCGAGACCGCGGCCAAGCATGGCGACGATCAGGTCAAGATCTGGCGCCGCAGCTTCGACATTCCGCCGCCGGTGCTGGAAGCGGGCAGCGAGTTCGACCTGTCGAAGGACCGCCGCTATGACGGCATCGCCATCCCCTCGACCGAGAGCCTGAAGGACACGATCGCCCGCGTGCTGCCCTATTGGGAAGGGCGCATCGCCCCCGAACTGCGCGCCGGCAAGCGCGTGCTGATCTCCGCCCATGGCAATTCGCTGCGCGCGCTGGTCAAGCATCTGTCGAACATTCCCGACGACGAGATTACCGAGCTGGAAATCCCGACCGGCCAGCCGATCGTCTATGAACTGGCCGACGATCTGACCGCGACCGATCGCTATTATCTGTCGGAACGGTAA
- the purE gene encoding 5-(carboxyamino)imidazole ribonucleotide mutase — protein sequence MSGAVEVGIIMGSRSDWETMRHAAETLEALGVAHECKVVSAHRTPQRLYDYATSAAGRGLKVIIAGAGGAAHLPGMAASMTRLPVLGVPVESKALKGMDSLLSIVQMPGGIPVGTLAIGKPGAINAGLFAASILATHDDALAQRLDEWRARQTDAVAETVED from the coding sequence ATGAGCGGGGCAGTGGAAGTCGGCATCATCATGGGCTCGCGCTCCGACTGGGAGACGATGCGTCATGCCGCCGAGACGCTGGAAGCGCTGGGCGTCGCCCATGAGTGCAAGGTCGTGTCCGCCCATCGCACCCCGCAGCGCCTCTATGATTATGCCACCAGCGCAGCCGGCCGCGGCCTCAAGGTCATCATCGCCGGTGCCGGCGGGGCCGCCCATCTGCCCGGCATGGCCGCATCGATGACCCGCCTGCCGGTGCTGGGCGTGCCGGTGGAGTCCAAGGCCTTGAAGGGCATGGATTCGCTGCTGTCCATCGTCCAGATGCCCGGCGGCATCCCGGTCGGCACGCTGGCGATCGGCAAGCCCGGCGCGATCAATGCCGGCCTGTTCGCCGCGTCGATCCTGGCGACGCATGACGATGCGCTGGCGCAGCGGCTGGACGAATGGCGTGCGCGCCAGACCGACGCCGTCGCCGAAACCGTCGAGGACTGA
- a CDS encoding 5-(carboxyamino)imidazole ribonucleotide synthase: protein MTTIAPGATIGILGGGQLGRMIAMAAAQLGYRTHIYAPEESGPAADVSPSWTQGAYEDAAALAAFAEGVDVVTYEFENIDPSAVEVLASHGLVRPGAGALRIAQDRLAEKRFVADLGGLTAPFAPVGSLDDLETAIETIGSRAILKTYRMGYDGKGQARINEPGDAVGAWNAIGRQPAILEGFVTFDQEYSVILVRGADGAVRFWDSAANVHVDGILATSTVPAGSLIEGQLPAARALAKQVADALDYVGVLTLEFFASADGPVFNEMAPRVHNSGHWTTEGALTSQFENHVRAICGLPLGDTGLAARQVEMRNLIGDDAAEWLAILSDPENHLHLYGKHEARPGRKMGHVTRLSL from the coding sequence ATGACGACCATTGCCCCCGGCGCCACCATCGGCATCCTTGGCGGCGGCCAGCTCGGCCGGATGATCGCCATGGCCGCGGCCCAGCTTGGCTATCGCACCCATATCTACGCGCCCGAGGAAAGCGGTCCCGCCGCCGATGTCTCGCCGAGCTGGACCCAGGGTGCCTATGAGGATGCCGCCGCGCTCGCCGCCTTTGCCGAGGGCGTGGACGTCGTCACCTATGAGTTCGAGAATATCGATCCGTCGGCGGTCGAGGTGCTGGCGAGCCATGGGCTGGTCCGCCCCGGTGCCGGGGCGCTGCGCATCGCACAGGATCGTCTGGCCGAAAAGCGCTTCGTCGCCGATCTGGGCGGCCTGACCGCGCCGTTCGCGCCGGTCGGCAGCCTGGACGACCTGGAAACCGCGATCGAGACGATCGGCAGCCGCGCGATCCTCAAGACCTACCGCATGGGCTATGACGGCAAGGGCCAGGCCCGGATCAACGAGCCGGGCGACGCGGTCGGCGCCTGGAATGCGATCGGCCGCCAGCCTGCGATCCTCGAAGGCTTCGTGACCTTCGATCAGGAATATTCGGTGATCCTGGTGCGTGGCGCCGACGGCGCGGTGCGCTTCTGGGATTCAGCCGCCAACGTCCATGTCGACGGCATCCTCGCCACTTCGACCGTGCCGGCCGGATCGCTGATCGAGGGGCAGTTGCCTGCCGCCCGCGCGCTCGCCAAGCAGGTCGCCGATGCGCTCGACTATGTCGGCGTGCTGACGCTGGAATTCTTCGCCAGCGCCGACGGCCCGGTGTTCAACGAAATGGCGCCCCGCGTCCATAATAGCGGCCACTGGACGACCGAGGGTGCGCTCACCAGCCAGTTCGAGAACCATGTCCGCGCGATCTGTGGCTTGCCGCTCGGCGACACCGGCCTGGCCGCCCGGCAGGTCGAGATGCGCAACCTGATCGGCGACGATGCGGCGGAATGGCTGGCGATCCTGTCCGACCCGGAAAATCATCTCCACCTCTATGGCAAGCATGAGGCGCGTCCGGGCCGCAAGATGGGGCATGTGACGCGGTTGTCGCTTTAA